A stretch of Maridesulfovibrio zosterae DSM 11974 DNA encodes these proteins:
- a CDS encoding BMC domain-containing protein, which produces MSALGFIETKGLLAAIEGADAMLKAADVTLLEKNLVGGGLVTITVAGEVSAVEASVDAGITAIKRISGSVLHSHNVIARHYDELERIITTCVPVPETGGVEATEQTDLEAKTKVEEVPESESSTQTEEVESAPKVAPIAPVKTEAPEYKISELKKMKISRIRQIARNLSGIYLTHDEIKKAPKKTLIEIITNVTRQIEE; this is translated from the coding sequence ATGTCAGCACTTGGATTCATAGAAACAAAAGGACTTTTAGCAGCAATTGAAGGGGCAGATGCAATGCTCAAAGCTGCTGATGTAACTCTTTTGGAAAAAAATCTCGTGGGCGGCGGCCTTGTTACCATCACCGTAGCAGGGGAAGTTTCCGCAGTTGAAGCGTCTGTAGATGCAGGAATTACAGCAATTAAACGTATAAGCGGTTCTGTGCTGCACTCACATAATGTCATCGCACGTCATTATGATGAACTTGAACGCATCATTACCACTTGCGTGCCTGTTCCTGAAACTGGAGGAGTTGAAGCAACAGAACAAACCGATCTGGAAGCTAAAACTAAAGTTGAGGAAGTACCCGAAAGCGAAAGTTCTACGCAGACTGAAGAAGTTGAATCAGCTCCGAAGGTTGCGCCGATAGCACCTGTGAAAACAGAAGCTCCAGAATACAAAATTTCAGAACTTAAAAAGATGAAAATCAGCAGAATCAGGCAGATTGCCAGAAACTTGAGCGGAATTTACTTGACTCACGACGAGATCAAGAAAGCCCCCAAGAAGACTCTGATTGAAATTATTACAAATGTTACTAGGCAGATAGAGGAGTAA
- the cutD gene encoding choline TMA-lyase-activating enzyme — translation MIERKAQIFNIQKYNMYDGPGVRTLVFFQGCPLRCEWCSNPEGQLKKFQVLFKKDACINCGACVPVCPVGLHQMTADGKTHKVDRNIECIGCRKCESACFQKALAIVGETKTISELIDVIEEDRAFYDTSGGGVTLGGGEVLAQPQAAASLLQVCKQRGITTAIETCGYARPEVIKKVAPFVDNFLYDVKHMNSERHLELTGVRNEMILDNLIWLLENKHNVKIRIPLLKGVNDGENDILQLIELLKPYQDFKNFKGVDLLPYHKMGVNKYKQLDWEYPVTGDPKLSDADLESIENNIKKYDFPVYVVRH, via the coding sequence TTGATTGAAAGAAAAGCACAAATATTCAACATACAGAAATACAACATGTATGATGGTCCTGGAGTGAGAACTCTGGTGTTCTTCCAAGGATGCCCTCTTCGCTGCGAATGGTGCTCAAATCCTGAGGGGCAATTAAAGAAATTTCAGGTTCTTTTTAAGAAAGACGCCTGCATCAACTGCGGAGCATGCGTACCGGTTTGCCCTGTCGGTCTTCATCAAATGACTGCCGACGGAAAGACTCACAAAGTCGACCGCAATATTGAGTGTATAGGTTGCCGTAAATGTGAGTCCGCGTGTTTCCAAAAAGCTCTGGCTATCGTCGGGGAGACAAAGACAATCTCCGAACTTATAGACGTAATTGAAGAAGACCGCGCCTTTTACGACACGTCTGGTGGGGGCGTAACTCTTGGCGGCGGTGAAGTCCTTGCCCAGCCTCAGGCGGCAGCAAGTCTTTTACAGGTCTGCAAGCAGCGCGGCATAACCACTGCAATTGAAACCTGCGGCTATGCACGTCCTGAAGTCATCAAGAAAGTAGCTCCCTTTGTTGATAACTTTCTTTACGACGTAAAACATATGAATTCAGAGCGTCATCTGGAACTCACTGGTGTTCGCAATGAAATGATTCTGGATAATCTCATCTGGCTTCTTGAAAACAAGCACAATGTAAAAATCAGAATCCCTCTGCTCAAAGGCGTCAATGATGGAGAGAATGATATTCTTCAGCTTATTGAGCTCCTGAAGCCTTATCAGGATTTTAAAAATTTCAAAGGGGTGGACCTACTTCCATATCACAAGATGGGTGTGAATAAATACAAACAGCTTGACTGGGAATATCCCGTGACAGGTGATCCCAAACTCAGTGACGCAGATCTTGAGTCAATTGAGAACAATATCAAGAAATACGATTTTCCTGTTTATGTGGTCAGACATTAG
- the cutC gene encoding choline trimethylamine-lyase: MDLQSFSNKLAEATKNLTPDDRASLKKIFEGVSAEIFQKKIEAPVAAAETTGIPEGPTERHVKLKELFLKHVPSVTTHRARAITKIAKENPGMPKALIRGKSFRYCCETAPLVIQEGELIVGAPNGAPRAGAFSPDIAWRWMKDEIDTIGTRPQDPFYISDEDKKIMQEELFPFWEAQSVDEYCEGQYREAGLWELSGESFVSDCSYHAVNGGGDSNPGYDVILMKKGMLDIVKDAEEHLAHLDYENPDDIDKIYFYKSVIDTAEGVMIYAKRISEYAAELAAKEADPKRKAELLKISEVNARVPAHKPETFWEAIQAVWTIESLLVVEENQTGMSIGRVDQYMYSFFKADLEAGRMTEYEAFDLAGCMLIKMSEMMWITSEGGSKFFAGYQPFVNMCVGGVTREGLDATNDLTYLLMDAVRHVRIYQPSLATRVHVKSPQKYLEKIVEVIRSGMGFPAVHFDDAHIKMMLAKGVSIEDARDYCLMGCVEPQKSGRLYQWTSTAYTQWPICIELVLNNGVPLWYEKKVCPDMGPIESFDTYEKFEAAVKEQIKYITKWSSVATVISQRIHRDHAPKPLMSLMYEGCMETGTDVSAGGAMYNFGPGVVWSGLATYVDSMAAIKKLVYDDKKYTLAQLNDALKADFKGYDQIKADCLAAPKYGNDDDYADLIAAELVHFTETEHRKYKTLYSVLSHGTLSISNNTPFGQLLGASANGRSAWMPLSDGISPTQGADYKGPTAIIKSVSKMANDSMNIGMVHNFKLMSGLLETPEGKNGIISLIRTACMLGNGEMQFNYLDNDTLLDAQKHPENYRDLVVRVAGYSAFFVELCKDVQDEIISRTMLHEL, translated from the coding sequence GTGGATCTTCAAAGTTTTTCAAATAAGTTAGCCGAGGCAACTAAGAATCTTACTCCCGATGACCGGGCCTCATTGAAGAAAATTTTCGAGGGCGTATCCGCAGAGATTTTCCAGAAGAAAATCGAGGCCCCTGTAGCGGCAGCCGAAACAACAGGTATCCCTGAAGGTCCTACGGAACGCCATGTAAAACTGAAAGAACTTTTTCTGAAACATGTTCCAAGTGTTACCACTCACCGTGCTCGCGCAATCACAAAGATTGCTAAAGAGAACCCCGGAATGCCAAAGGCGTTGATACGCGGTAAGAGTTTCCGCTATTGCTGCGAAACAGCGCCTTTGGTTATTCAGGAAGGTGAACTTATCGTAGGTGCTCCTAACGGTGCTCCGCGTGCAGGTGCATTCTCACCTGATATCGCCTGGCGTTGGATGAAAGATGAAATTGACACCATCGGAACCCGTCCTCAGGACCCTTTTTATATTTCTGATGAAGATAAAAAGATCATGCAGGAAGAATTGTTTCCTTTCTGGGAAGCTCAGTCTGTCGATGAATACTGCGAAGGCCAGTACCGTGAAGCAGGATTATGGGAACTTTCCGGAGAATCTTTTGTTTCCGACTGCTCTTATCACGCAGTAAACGGTGGGGGAGACTCCAACCCTGGTTATGATGTTATTCTTATGAAGAAAGGCATGCTCGATATCGTCAAAGACGCTGAAGAGCATCTTGCACATCTGGATTACGAAAACCCAGATGATATTGATAAAATTTATTTTTATAAATCCGTCATCGATACAGCTGAAGGCGTAATGATCTACGCCAAGCGTATTTCTGAATACGCCGCAGAACTTGCAGCAAAAGAAGCTGACCCCAAACGCAAAGCTGAACTTTTGAAAATCTCAGAAGTTAACGCCCGCGTACCGGCTCATAAGCCCGAAACTTTCTGGGAAGCAATTCAGGCTGTATGGACCATTGAGTCTCTGCTTGTTGTTGAAGAGAACCAGACAGGTATGTCCATAGGACGTGTCGACCAGTATATGTATTCTTTTTTCAAGGCAGACCTTGAAGCAGGACGCATGACTGAATACGAAGCATTTGATCTTGCCGGTTGTATGCTTATTAAAATGTCTGAAATGATGTGGATTACCAGTGAAGGCGGCTCCAAATTCTTTGCAGGTTATCAGCCATTCGTTAATATGTGCGTTGGCGGTGTAACCCGTGAAGGTCTCGATGCAACAAATGACCTGACATATCTGCTGATGGATGCAGTACGCCACGTGCGCATCTACCAGCCTTCTCTGGCAACACGTGTACACGTCAAATCTCCTCAGAAATATCTTGAGAAGATTGTTGAAGTCATCCGTTCAGGCATGGGCTTTCCGGCAGTTCACTTTGATGATGCTCATATCAAGATGATGCTGGCTAAAGGCGTAAGTATCGAAGATGCTCGTGATTATTGTCTCATGGGGTGTGTTGAGCCTCAGAAATCCGGCCGTCTGTATCAGTGGACATCCACCGCTTACACTCAGTGGCCTATATGCATCGAACTGGTTCTCAACAACGGTGTTCCACTCTGGTATGAAAAGAAAGTGTGTCCAGACATGGGCCCCATCGAATCTTTCGACACCTATGAGAAGTTTGAAGCTGCTGTAAAAGAACAGATCAAATACATCACCAAGTGGTCCAGCGTGGCTACTGTGATTTCGCAGCGTATCCATCGTGACCATGCTCCGAAACCCCTCATGTCCCTCATGTATGAAGGCTGCATGGAGACCGGTACTGACGTCTCCGCAGGTGGTGCAATGTACAATTTCGGCCCCGGCGTTGTCTGGTCCGGACTCGCAACCTACGTAGACTCCATGGCTGCTATCAAAAAGCTTGTTTACGATGACAAGAAATACACTCTTGCTCAGCTGAATGACGCTCTTAAAGCTGACTTCAAAGGATACGATCAGATCAAAGCCGACTGCCTTGCTGCACCTAAATACGGTAACGACGATGACTATGCCGACCTTATTGCAGCAGAACTGGTCCACTTTACCGAAACTGAGCACCGCAAATACAAAACTCTGTACTCCGTACTCAGTCACGGCACATTGTCCATTTCCAACAACACTCCTTTCGGCCAGCTGCTCGGCGCATCAGCAAACGGGCGCAGCGCATGGATGCCTCTGTCTGACGGCATAAGCCCAACTCAGGGTGCAGACTACAAAGGCCCCACAGCCATTATCAAGTCTGTTTCCAAGATGGCTAACGACAGCATGAATATCGGTATGGTTCATAACTTCAAACTTATGTCCGGTCTTCTTGAAACCCCTGAAGGTAAGAACGGTATCATTTCTCTTATCCGCACAGCATGCATGCTTGGCAACGGTGAAATGCAGTTCAACTACCTTGACAATGATACTCTCCTTGACGCTCAGAAGCACCCAGAGAACTACCGTGACCTAGTTGTCCGTGTAGCTGGATACAGTGCTTTCTTTGTTGAGCTCTGCAAGGACGTTCAGGATGAAATCATCAGCAGAACTATGCTGCATGAACTATAA
- a CDS encoding aldehyde dehydrogenase family protein → MIVDNDLLSIQQARILAENAFEAQKKLAGFPQEKLDSIVELLADTVEKYAKELALLSHHETDSGKWEDKLVKNLFVCRQVRSHLKGMRCVGVISEDPQEQITDIGVPVGVIIALCPETSPVSTTVYNTLIAIKSGNAIVFSPHPEAARCTSRVLDIMIEAAESHGLPEGSLSYLETVTESGTVELMNHRSASLIMVTGVPEMLQAAYEAGKPVIYGGTGNGPAFIERSADIKQAVKDIITSKTFDNGIAPSAEQSIVVDSCIAQEVRQHLQCYGGYFMSECEAQKLAELFFGSNGQRKKGMSGQSAEVLARRAGFNIPENTTVLVAERKFVCETDPYYKEFLAPVLALYVENDWMHACEKCIELLLHEKNAHSLVIHSNDKEVIYQFALKKPVGRLLVNTPATFGGMGATTNLFPSMTLGSSSAGRGITSDNVSPMNLIYIRKVGYGVRQMEGAASAEYAPSTEGSKNKEYNDSSVAEVIRLILKKAIEAIDDPADRS, encoded by the coding sequence ATGATTGTTGACAATGACTTACTCTCAATTCAGCAGGCCAGAATTCTGGCTGAAAACGCATTTGAGGCGCAGAAGAAACTTGCAGGCTTTCCTCAGGAAAAACTGGACAGTATTGTCGAGCTTTTGGCTGATACAGTGGAAAAGTACGCAAAAGAACTTGCGCTCTTGTCTCATCATGAGACCGACAGCGGTAAATGGGAAGACAAGCTAGTCAAGAACCTGTTTGTTTGTAGACAAGTCAGGAGCCATTTAAAGGGCATGCGCTGTGTGGGTGTTATCAGTGAAGATCCACAGGAACAAATTACCGATATCGGTGTTCCTGTTGGAGTCATCATTGCGCTTTGTCCTGAAACCAGCCCGGTTTCGACGACTGTCTATAACACCCTGATTGCAATCAAGTCGGGTAACGCCATCGTTTTTTCCCCTCATCCTGAAGCAGCCCGATGCACCAGCCGTGTTCTCGATATAATGATCGAAGCAGCTGAGAGTCACGGATTGCCTGAAGGCAGTCTTTCCTATCTGGAAACAGTTACTGAAAGTGGAACTGTAGAACTGATGAACCATCGATCAGCATCGCTGATCATGGTAACCGGAGTCCCGGAAATGCTGCAGGCTGCCTATGAAGCTGGAAAACCAGTCATATATGGGGGAACAGGTAACGGTCCGGCATTCATTGAGCGCTCTGCTGATATTAAGCAGGCCGTTAAAGATATCATTACAAGCAAGACCTTTGACAACGGGATTGCTCCATCTGCGGAGCAATCCATTGTTGTCGATTCCTGTATTGCACAGGAAGTCAGGCAGCATTTGCAATGTTACGGCGGCTACTTCATGTCTGAGTGTGAAGCACAGAAACTAGCTGAACTCTTCTTCGGCAGCAATGGCCAGCGTAAGAAGGGAATGTCAGGACAATCTGCTGAGGTTCTTGCCCGCAGAGCTGGATTCAACATACCTGAAAACACGACTGTACTTGTGGCAGAACGCAAATTCGTTTGTGAGACAGACCCTTACTACAAGGAATTTCTTGCACCTGTTCTTGCTTTATACGTGGAGAATGACTGGATGCACGCCTGTGAAAAATGCATCGAACTGCTGCTCCATGAGAAGAATGCCCATTCTTTGGTAATTCACTCCAATGATAAAGAAGTGATCTATCAGTTTGCTCTGAAGAAACCTGTGGGCAGACTGCTGGTCAATACTCCGGCTACGTTCGGAGGTATGGGTGCAACAACAAATCTTTTTCCGTCCATGACCCTTGGCAGCTCGTCTGCAGGACGGGGCATTACATCAGACAATGTATCCCCCATGAACCTTATCTACATCAGGAAGGTCGGATACGGAGTCAGGCAGATGGAAGGTGCTGCGTCAGCAGAATACGCTCCCAGCACTGAAGGCAGTAAAAACAAAGAATACAATGATTCAAGCGTAGCGGAAGTTATCCGCTTAATCTTGAAAAAGGCAATTGAAGCCATAGATGATCCTGCGGATCGTTCATAA
- a CDS encoding BMC domain-containing protein — protein MRYQGEEALGLIETLGMVPAIGGADQMLKTADVRLVSYENIGSTLVAVMVKGDVAAVQASVEAGAAAAEEIGKLTAKNVMPRPIRGVGDIVSVHAVEGGDESNVGGPRPKAMGLIETFGIVFVLEAADAMMKAADVELIGYENVASGYISVLVQGDVAACKSAVEAGIKAVEAMHAEVYSSLVIPTPHHDLEKITQIYSLDNLLP, from the coding sequence ATGAGATATCAAGGCGAAGAGGCTCTCGGCCTCATCGAAACACTCGGAATGGTCCCGGCCATAGGCGGCGCGGACCAGATGCTTAAAACTGCTGATGTTAGATTAGTTTCATATGAGAACATCGGCTCAACACTGGTTGCAGTCATGGTCAAAGGTGATGTGGCTGCAGTTCAGGCTTCTGTTGAAGCTGGAGCAGCAGCCGCAGAAGAAATCGGAAAGCTGACAGCGAAAAATGTCATGCCCCGTCCCATCCGTGGAGTCGGTGACATTGTATCCGTTCACGCCGTGGAGGGCGGAGACGAATCCAATGTAGGCGGCCCCAGACCTAAAGCCATGGGTCTTATTGAAACATTCGGTATTGTTTTCGTTCTCGAAGCAGCTGATGCCATGATGAAGGCAGCTGATGTCGAACTCATCGGCTATGAAAATGTTGCATCCGGATACATATCTGTTCTTGTACAGGGCGATGTAGCCGCATGTAAATCAGCAGTGGAAGCCGGCATAAAAGCTGTGGAAGCCATGCATGCTGAAGTATACAGCTCTCTGGTTATTCCAACGCCCCACCATGATCTTGAAAAAATCACCCAAATATACTCACTCGACAACCTGCTTCCTTAG
- a CDS encoding membrane protein, which translates to MGQASVALNPTAVAAKKKLAANFRRQGILIALFSGLCYGFYTAFMTLGMSKGVWVEWYGENSGLSAFAVMYLLSAVGAATTDTCSALWAVSIAGVRGRFTDFLRCIKTKPGLVMVAAAIIGGPLASTAYVVGLQLAGSLVVPIAALCPAIGAILGRILFKQELNSRMVLGIAICFIASFMIGSTGLGDNVPDNLLLGLFFGFIAALFWGLEGCVCGYGTSMIDPEIGITIRQVTAGLSNLLILVPLFGMIAHVDSFTMVVQSFTDSEAILWFALAGLSAYGAFMYWYKGNAMCGAALGMSCNGTFSFWGPFCCWIILGVVFGFEGWSMPPIAWAAAVVMVIGIFIIAMNPLDMFKKNDQEAA; encoded by the coding sequence ATGGGGCAAGCATCTGTTGCACTTAACCCGACAGCCGTCGCTGCTAAGAAAAAACTGGCTGCTAATTTTCGCAGACAGGGTATTCTTATCGCACTATTTTCTGGGCTATGTTATGGGTTTTATACCGCTTTTATGACTCTTGGAATGTCCAAAGGCGTTTGGGTTGAGTGGTATGGCGAGAACTCAGGATTGTCTGCTTTTGCTGTTATGTACCTGCTTAGTGCAGTAGGTGCAGCAACAACTGATACCTGCAGTGCTCTTTGGGCTGTAAGTATTGCAGGAGTAAGAGGACGTTTTACCGATTTCCTCCGTTGCATCAAAACAAAACCCGGCCTCGTCATGGTTGCTGCTGCAATTATTGGTGGTCCGCTGGCCAGTACCGCATATGTAGTAGGTCTTCAGCTTGCCGGTTCTCTTGTAGTTCCGATTGCTGCTCTTTGTCCTGCCATTGGCGCAATTCTGGGGCGCATTCTTTTTAAGCAGGAACTGAATTCGCGCATGGTGCTCGGGATCGCTATATGTTTTATCGCCAGTTTTATGATCGGCAGTACCGGTCTTGGAGACAATGTCCCCGACAATTTGCTTTTAGGCCTTTTCTTTGGTTTCATCGCAGCTTTATTCTGGGGACTTGAAGGATGCGTATGCGGATACGGAACTTCTATGATTGACCCTGAAATAGGTATTACCATCCGTCAGGTCACAGCCGGACTTTCAAATCTTCTTATTCTGGTTCCCCTTTTCGGCATGATCGCTCATGTTGACAGCTTCACAATGGTAGTTCAGTCCTTTACTGACAGTGAAGCTATTCTTTGGTTTGCTTTGGCTGGGCTGAGTGCATATGGCGCATTCATGTATTGGTATAAAGGTAATGCCATGTGCGGAGCTGCTCTTGGTATGTCCTGCAACGGAACCTTCTCCTTCTGGGGACCATTCTGCTGCTGGATTATTCTGGGTGTTGTTTTTGGATTTGAAGGTTGGTCCATGCCTCCTATCGCCTGGGCTGCAGCAGTTGTTATGGTTATAGGTATTTTTATCATCGCAATGAATCCTTTGGATATGTTCAAAAAAAATGATCAGGAGGCAGCATGA